In Gadus chalcogrammus isolate NIFS_2021 chromosome 1, NIFS_Gcha_1.0, whole genome shotgun sequence, one DNA window encodes the following:
- the LOC130384523 gene encoding nuclear receptor subfamily 2 group C member 2-like isoform X3: MKLHPHQKIATEPGAQIVTDQQAGQKSQILTAMNPSSGPKQQFFLTTADGSGAGKVILASPDSNHNKQLIFTAADNLMPGRIQIVTDAMSMERLLGQAGDLSRPQPVEYCVVCGDKASGRHYGAVSCEGCKGFFKRSVRKSLAYSCRSKQDCVINKHHRNRCQFCRLRKCLEMGMKTESVQSERRPIDLVPREKHSNCAASTQKIYVRKNLNSPIIATPTFISDTETEGSRSSLLEQGMLVNIQQPFIQTDGTLLLSTDSELESSHGDLGTLANVVSSLANLSDSLNENLNGGDDASEGFQQEHSASEITRAFDTLAKALNPPDAGQGQSQEGQVQCAAGATIQLIGRDQETPLIEVEGPLLTGTHVGFKLSMPCPMPEYLNVHYICESASRLLFLSMHWARSIPAFSALGQDMNTSLVRASWNELFTLGMAQCANVMNLSTILAAIINHLQGSIQDGVWGESEGGDGTHLEVAGVLSQHDKGGDGRL, translated from the exons ATGAAGCTGCATCCTCATCAGAAAATAGCAACTGAACCAGGGGCACAG ATTGTAACGGACCAGCAGGCTGGTCAGAAGAGCCAGATACTCACAGCTATGAACCCGTCCAGCGGCCCCAAGCAACAGTTCTTTCTGACCACAGCCGATGGCTCTGGGGCAGGCAAGGTCATCCTGGCCTCGCCAGACAGCAACCACAACAAGCAGCTCATCTTTACTGCCGCAGACAACTTGATGCCTGGCAGGATACAG ATTGTTACTGATGCCATGTCCATGGAGCGGTTGCTTGGGCAGGCAGGGGATCTCAGTCGGCCTCAGCCAGTGGAATACTGTGTGGTCTGTGGAGACAAGGCCTCAG GGCGTCACTATGGTGCCGTCAGTTGTGAGGGCTGTAAAGGATTCTTCAAGAGAAGCGTGAGGAAGAGCCTGGCCTACAGCTGCCGCAGCAAACAGGACTGCGTCATCAATAAGCACCACCGCAACCGCTGCCAGTTTTGTCGGCTTCGAAAGTGCCTTGAGATGGGGATGAAGACAGAGT CTGTGCAGAGTGAACGCAGACCCATTGATCTGGTCCCTAGAGAGAAGCACTCCAACTGTGCGGCCTCCACTCAAAAAATCTATGTCCGCAAGAACCTCAACAGTCCAATCATTGCCACGCCAACCTTCATTtccgacacagagacagaaggcTCCAG ATCTAGTCTTCTGGAGCAAGGAATGCTAGTGAACATCCAGCAGCCCttcatccagacagatgggacaTTGCTACTGTCCACTGACTCTGAG CTGGAGTCTAGTCACGGGGACTTGGGGACGCTGGCCAACGTGGTGTCTTCGCTAGCCAACCTGAGCGACTCGCTGAATGAGAACCTCAACGGGGGCGATGATGCCTCAGAGGGCTTCCAGCAGGAGCACTCCGCCAGTGAGATAACACG TGCCTTTGACACCCTGGCCAAAGCCCTAAACCCACCAGATGCAGGGCAGGGCCAGAGCCAGGAAGGTCAGGTGCAGTGTGCTGCCGGAGCCACCATCCAGCTCATCGGTCGGGACCAGGAGACCCCGCTCATAGAGGTGGAGGGGCCACTGCTCACAGGCACCCACGTTGGCTTTAAG CTGTCGATGCCGTGCCCGATGCCGGAATATCTTAATGTACACTACATCTGTGAGTCAGCATCCCGCCTGCTCTTCCTGTCCATGCATTGGGCGCGCTCCATCCCTGCTTTTTCAGCTCTGGG CCAGGATATGAACACAAGTTTGGTGCGAGCCAGCTGGAATGAGCTGTTCACCCTGGGCATGGCTCAGTGTGCCAATGTGATGAACCTGTCCACCATCCTAGCTGCTATCATTAACCACCTTCAGGGAAGCATTCAGGACG